From the genome of Bartonella sp. M0283:
GCCCCTGCAAAGCCGGCGGATTAATTCTTATGAACGGGTTTGAGGTAAAAAGAATAAAGAGTAGGAAAGCCGAGGTTATAGAAGCCTGTGTCGATAAAATCAGCGCTTTCAACCGCTCGGGTAAATTACCGCCAAAAAACGCAATAAGGGCAGAAAAAAAGGTAATGATGAAAACCCAAAGCAACATAGAGCCTTCATGGTTTCCCCATACACCTGTTATTTTATAAAGAAGAGGTTTCTCTGAATGCGAATTTTGTACAACATTCAGGACTGAAAAATCGGACACCACATAAGCGTGAATTAACGTTGCAAATGCTATGAGCACTAACAAAAAAACGAGATAGGCAATTGGTGTAGACGCATTTATTAAACGGCGATCGGAGCGATAAACCCCGATAGCCGGAATTATGGTTTGAAATAGAGCTACAGCGAGTGCTGCACAGAGTGCAAGAGAACCGATCTCAACGCTCATGTTTCTGATAGGCCTCCCACAATCCTTGGGCTTTCAGCCTGTCAACAATATCTTTTGGCACATAAGTTTCATCATGTTTTGCCAGCACACGATCAGCGACAAAATTGCCATCGGGGGTAAAATGTCCTTCAGCAATAATCCCCTGCCCTTCACGAAAAAGATCAGGTAGAACGCCTTCGAATTTCACGTTTTCCTTGTTTGAAAAATCGGTAATTGCAAAGCTGATCCGGGTTCCGTTTTCTTTAATGACCGAACCTTTTTCGACAAAACCACCGAGGCGTAATGGCCTGCCGGATGAAATATCCTCAGCTGTTATTTCAGAAGGCATACGGAAAAAACTTGCCGTGCCTCGCATAGCATAAAGGACAAGCGCTGCAGCAACCGCGAGCACAACGAGCCCACCCAATATCATCATCAGACGCTTGGTCTTACGACGCCGCAACCCTTTCTGGATTGTCAAACGTACGGCTGTTTCATTGCTCATAATCTTGTATTCCTGACTTTCACTCTAACGCCAACCCTTGTTCTTTGGCATAAGTTTCAAGCTCTAACGCTTTTTCTTTTGTAAGTTTGGATTGTCCCTCTTTTAACGCATTTCTTGCCTTTTCGGTTTCCTTCAAAACGAGCCAAGAATGAATCAATTGTTTCCACCCTTCAAGATTGTCGGGATTTTGTTCAAGTCTCTGGGCAAGTTTTCCAACCATAGCGTAAATGCCATTGTTTATTTTATCTTGCTCGCCAACAGAACCATTTTCTGTGGGCGCGGTGGTCTTTCCATTTTCTATCAAATTGCCTTGCGAAGCTGATTGGGCTTTTGCTTTTTCCAATTCTTTGATTGTGTCTTCAACGCGCTTGCGAGCGACATTATCTTTAACCGGACCGGAAAGATAATTTTTCAATTCTGCAATGGCTTCATCGAATTTACCGTCTTGACGGAGCGCTTCTGCAATGAAAAGGCGCGGATAAAAATCGTCAGGCGCCAATTTTGCTGCTTTTTGAAAACTTTCTTTGGCATCTTCGTTGATTGTTCCACCATTATAACCGGCAAGCGCCATACCATAGCCGACAAGCCGTGGGGCAGATTCTCCATTCAATCGCAAGGCACTGACATATGTATTGACAGCATCCTGAAAACGTCCCTCTACAAGATAGCCGGTTGCCAGTTCGTCTGCCAATTTTCCGTCATCCGGATGACGTGCAAAAAGCGCTTCGGTACGAACAAGCCTCTCTTCGGCAGTCAAATTTGACGGATCTTTCATCATGAGATCATTGAAGGGGTGGCTTTCAAGACCGGGGCTTCCCAAAAACAAATAACAGCCAATTGTAATCAGCGGGACACAAAAAATTGCCACAGTGATGACCGTTTTTAATCCGCGACTGCGTTTATTGATAAAATCTGCCTGTCTTTTTTGTTTTTCCGCAGCCAATATATTGCGGGCAAGTTCAAGCCGGGCTTCTTCTGCACTTTCTTTGTCGATGAGATCTCGCTTTAGATCCGCATCAACTTCAGACAACTGGTTCTTATAAATTTCAATGTCGGAAGAAATGGAATCGACAACCGACCGCTCCTGCCCTTTTTTTCTCGGGCTACTTACGGCATAGAGCACAACCATAGTAACAATGGCTACAAAAATAGATACGAAAACCCAGAATGTCATGATGAGTTCAATATAGAAACGTTCGAGAAAAAACTAGAACCCTTGGTATTTTCTCTCGCCAAATTGATTGAATATATCACTATTAATTGATCAAATGTGTCAAATGAGCGGCGACCATGTGCCGTTTACATTACGACATGCACTACCATGAACCGTTTGCGGAACACCGTTGATGACAAAAGAGTGGCTATATTGGCGACAATTTTGTGATCCGACCTGATAAGGTTGACCGGGAGTGACACT
Proteins encoded in this window:
- the ccmE gene encoding cytochrome c maturation protein CcmE; this encodes MSNETAVRLTIQKGLRRRKTKRLMMILGGLVVLAVAAALVLYAMRGTASFFRMPSEITAEDISSGRPLRLGGFVEKGSVIKENGTRISFAITDFSNKENVKFEGVLPDLFREGQGIIAEGHFTPDGNFVADRVLAKHDETYVPKDIVDRLKAQGLWEAYQKHER
- the ccmI gene encoding c-type cytochrome biogenesis protein CcmI codes for the protein MTFWVFVSIFVAIVTMVVLYAVSSPRKKGQERSVVDSISSDIEIYKNQLSEVDADLKRDLIDKESAEEARLELARNILAAEKQKRQADFINKRSRGLKTVITVAIFCVPLITIGCYLFLGSPGLESHPFNDLMMKDPSNLTAEERLVRTEALFARHPDDGKLADELATGYLVEGRFQDAVNTYVSALRLNGESAPRLVGYGMALAGYNGGTINEDAKESFQKAAKLAPDDFYPRLFIAEALRQDGKFDEAIAELKNYLSGPVKDNVARKRVEDTIKELEKAKAQSASQGNLIENGKTTAPTENGSVGEQDKINNGIYAMVGKLAQRLEQNPDNLEGWKQLIHSWLVLKETEKARNALKEGQSKLTKEKALELETYAKEQGLALE